In Trichoderma atroviride chromosome 2, complete sequence, one DNA window encodes the following:
- a CDS encoding uncharacterized protein (EggNog:ENOG41) — protein sequence MDLLCEPASPATPPRKTPYVCDELWDGGPFKTYPIRKGKVGLIPPHLRHFLGPGTFPEPYHEMLYPTPKEEIQPFLQTWLWFGLLAEMLGLNEISTGVHLVESTVAAEEIRNLYASTVYISHDDSKQYISAKEVLNSAQVIAERQKFAPNLRERLIYICDCLRYTNFMIPSALNLDETVRYSICALGEYFSTGLASVVGQSNPKIEVPNLAFSWHQNYMKSGGTIEKEMLQRGWCPSETEKIRSQFQGLQTMHHISQLQKSNANQDHSSCTRHLCTAFQMDIETYQPSHMSDDCSCPLLTIDERATSLILHSTDTYPILRFDQIEDELDSFELVVEPYEPGVPYVALSHVWANGLGNPRANSLPRCQVKRVAQLIASLQDQVKVGQTEYKTQYRIWIDTLCCPIELEGKLIALERIAGVYRNAAHVLVLDATLTGLNSQDTHSAELLLRIYCASPWMRRLWTLQEGTLPRSLFIQFADNAVRGFDLLVQLFAAGKSDPRYMRIWQDVINAYNELQGFRSENGEAEAARPQLLTLQRALQFRTVSVVSDEPLCISTLMSLDTKYIAATSDAESRMIRTWELLSKLHGGLPPRLIFYADEVLSTHGWRWAPRSLLGSSVKDSTIGFDERMLRLVCAPDTLGIPTPLGLKVAFPGCRLVPHPLAADLSLHPWPGAINASEDQIIIRHEESGKWYRINDWYRSKKLSSWTDDERTAFDREQNDPLCREIDSGKSVLIYDERSRNNNILVACMALIENIPEDFEHSSINSEELNAGLKVHRTRTVIMSLLSEEEVRMMTIFGDLASIVAAYQETSNLLAITDRDSEEWNNCMSKIKTKMREVVAEALGSNPELVETIKNTIGADVDEYMWAYIPKIFSHTITMEETSSEQIWFVD from the exons ATGGATCTATTATGCGAGCCAGCATCCCCAGCAACCCCTCCCCGAAAGACGCCGTATGTTTGTGATGAACTTTGGGATGGAGGGCCGTTCAAAACTTATCCAATCCGGAAAGGCAAGGTCGGGCTGATTCCTCCACATCTCCGGCATTTTCTAGGACCGGGTACCTTTCCTGAGCCATACCATGAAATGCTCTATCCCACGCCCAAAGAGGAGATACAGCCGTTTCTGCAGACCTGGCTCTGGTTTGGGCTACTGGCTGAAATGTTGGGTCTGAATGAGATCAGCACCGGTGTTCACCTTGTTGAAAGtactgttgctgctgaagagatTCGCAATCTATATGCAAGCACAGTCTATATTAGCCACGATGATAGCAAGCAGTATATCAGTGCCAAAGAGGTGCTAAACTCAGCCCAGGTTATTGCGGAAAGACAAAAGTTTGCGCCTAATCTACGAGAGAGGCTCATATACATATGCGACTGCCTTCGTTACACCAATTTCATGATTCCTTCTGCCTTGAATCTGGATGAAACCGTGCGATATTCGATATGCGCCCTTGGAGAATATTTTTCCACTGGCTTAGCAAGTGTGGTGGGACAGTCAAATCCCAAAATCGAAGTCCCCAACTTAGCGTTCAGCTGGCATCAAAATTACATGAAATCAGGGGGCACCATAGAGAAAGAGATGCTTCAGAGGGGGTGGTGCCCGAGCGAGACGGAGAAGATTCGATCTCAGTTTCAAGGGTTGCAAACTATGCACCACATTTCACAGCTACAGAAGTCGAATGCCAACCAAGATCACTCAAGCTGTACGCGCCATCTGTGCACAGCTTTCCAGATGGACATTGAGACCTATCAACCCTCGCACATGTCAGATGACTGCAGTTGTCCTCTCCTAACTATTGATGAAAGAGCAACCTCTCTCATTCTTCACAGCACTGATACTTATCCTATCCTCCGCTTTGATCAAATAGAAGACGAGTTGGACAGCTTCGAGCTGGTGGTTGAACCATATGAGCCAGGCGTCCCCTATGTTGCGCTCTCGCAC GTCTGGGCCAATGGACTGGGAAATCCAAGGGCAAACTCTCTTCCAAGGTGCCAAGTAAAACGAGTAGCTCAATTAATAGCATCGCTGCAAGATCAAGTAAAAGTGGGACAAACAGAGTACAAGACTCAATACCGAATCTGGATTGACACTCTTTGCTGCCCTATTGAGCTTGAAGGTAAATTGATTGCACTTGAAAGGATTGCTGGTGTGTATAGAAATGCAGCTCATGTCCTTGTGTTGGATGCTACGTTGACTGGATTAAATTCTCAAGACACGCATAGTGCTGAGTTATTATTGCGGATATATTGTGCCTCCCCTTGGATGAGACGGCTATGGACCCTTCAAG AGGGTACGCTCCCAAGGAGTCTATTCATACAATTCGCGGATAATGCAGTCAGAGGCTTCGATTTGCTTGTTCAGCTTTTTGCCGCTGGTAAAAGTGATCCGCGATATATGCGGATATGGCAAGATGTAATAAATGCA TATAATGAACTTCAAGGCTTTCGTTCCGAGAATGGAGAAGCGGAGGCTGCTAGACCGCAACTCCTCACTCTTCAACGAGCATTGCAGTTCCGCACAGTATCAGTAGTGTCTGATGAACCACTCTGTATCTCTACTTTGATGTCTCTTGATACGAAGTACATTGCTGCTACCTCCGACGCCGAATCTCGAATGATTCGCACCTGGGAACTCCTGAGCAAGTTACATGGCGGCCTTCCACCGCGGCTCATATTTTATGCAGACGAAGTGTTGAGCACAcatggatggcgatgggcTCCTCGTAGTCTACTGGGATCGTCTGTCAAAGACTCAACGATAGGGTTCGACGAGCGCATGCTGCGTCTTGTTTGTGCCCCCGATACCCTAGGTATTCCGACACCTCTAGGTTTGAAAGTGGCCTTCCCAGGATGTCGTCTTGTTCCTCACCCGCTAGCTGCTGATCTCTCATTACATCCATGGCCTGGAGCAATTAATGCCTCGGAAGATCAGATCATCATTCGTCACGAAGAAAGCGGCAAGTGGTACCGAATAAATGATTGGTATCGTAGCAAAAAGCTATCATCATGGACTGATGATGAGAGGACAGCTTTTGATAGAGAGCAAAATGACCCTCTTTGCAGAGAAATCGACTCTGGGAAAAGCGTCCTAATCTACGATGAAAGATCAAggaataataatatcttaGTAGCGTGCATGGCGCTCATAGAAAATATTCCGGAAGACTTTGAACACAGCTCGATTAATTCGGAAGAACTCAACGCTGGCCTAAAAGTCCACAGAACAAGGACGGTTATCATGTCTCTTCTCAGTGAGGAAGAAGTACGAATGATGACAATTTTTGGAGACTTGGCTTCTATCGTGGCAGCATATCAGGAAACTTCTAACCTATTGGCGATCACGGATCGTGATAGTGAAGAGTGGAACAATTGCATGAGCAAGATCAAaacgaagatgagagaagtGGTAGCAGAAGCCTTAGGTTCCAACCCAGAGCTGGTTGAGACTATCAAGAATACCATTGGCGCCGACGTGGATGAGTATATGTGGGCATACATTCCCAAAATCTTTTCCCACACTATTACCATGGAAGAAACATCGAGCGAGCAGATTTGGTTTGTTGATTAG